The nucleotide sequence GTCGAAATTTTTACATTTGACATCCTCCTTTACCGCTAACATAAATCCCTTGTCCGGCACCTGAGCAGGTGTAGGGCGGAGGAACAGGGAGGTTCATCCACATCATCAGAAAACCCGTTTGGGTGCCGTGCCATGGGCCGGTAGGTGACGTGTGGGTTGCACCTTGACGGAGGCGGTGCCTTGGCTGGCGTATCGAAGCCTCATCGCAACGGAACTCGTGCTCCGCAGGAGGGGCGCAACCTTATCGACAGGGAGAGAAACCATGACCGATTTTTCCTATCAGCTATACAGTTCGCGCAATTTCCCGCCTTTGTCGGATACGCTCGCCATGCTGGCAGGCCTTGGCTACAAGCAGGTTGAGGGCTTCGGCGGGCTGTATGCCAATCTGGACGACCTGGACGCGCTGAAAGAGGATCTGACGGCCAACGATCTGCACATGGCCACGGGCCATGTCGGCCTGGAAATGATGCGCGACGAATCCGCCCGTATTCTGGCAGTGGCCGAAGCGTTGAATATGAAGGCTGTATTCGTGCCGGCGATCGGTCCCGACCAGCGCAGCCAGAAAGCCGCTGACTGGGAAAAGCTGGGCAAGGATCTAGCAGAGATCGGCAAACCGTACTGGGATTCCGGATTAACCTTTGGCTGGCACAACCACGATTTCGAGTTTGCAACTGTAGACAGTGATGACAAGCCGCTTGATCTGATCCTGCAAGGCAGCGACCAACTCGCCCTGGAGCTGGATGTTGCATGGGTCGTGCGTGGTGGCGAAGACCCGCTGAAATGGATCGACAAATATGCTGACCGCATCGTAGCCGCACATCTGAAGGATATCGCGCCGGAAGGTGATTGTACCGACGAAGACGGCTGGGCCGATCTGGGGCAGGGCGTGATGGACTGGAAAACCATTATGGCCACGCTGCGCGAAAAGACAAAGGCACAGTTCTTTGTGATGGAACACGACAATCCCAGCGATCACAAACGGTTTGCGAGCCGTTCGATCGAAGCCGCGAAACAGCTTTAAGAAATAAGGGCAGGGAATTGACAATGAACAAGATTGGCGTTGGAATCATCGGATGCGGCAATATCTCGGCAGCCTATCTTCGCCTGGCTCCGCAATTCAAGGCGTTGGAAATGCGGGCAGTTGCGGATCTGAATATGGACGCAGCGCGCGCTCGGGCGGAGGAATTCGGGGTTCGCGCTGAAACGGTGGATGATCTGCTTGCGGCAGATGACATCGAACTGATCCTGAACCTGACCATTCCGGACGCGCATTTCGCGGTCAGCAAGGCGATTCTGGAAGCCGGAAAACACGCCTATTCCGAAAAGCCGCTGGTTCTGTCGCTTGAAGAAGGCGAAGAACTGCGCGCGTTGGCGGATTCCAAGGGGCTGCGGGTCGGATCGGCCCCGGACACCTGGATGGGTGGCGCGCATCAGGCCGCGCGCGCGGCCATTGATGAAGGCAAGGTCGGCACGGTCACGGCAGGCACAGCTCACGTCATGAGCCACGGCATGGAGCATTGGCATCCCAATCCGGATTTCTTCTTCCTGCCGGGCGGCGGGCCGATGCTGGATCTCGGCCCATATTACATCACGAACCTCGTGCAACTACTTGGTCCAGTGGATAAACTTGCTGCCCTGACAAGCATGGCGGCTGACACGCGCACGATCACTTCCGAGCCGCGCAAGGGCGAGACTGTCCCGGTGAAGACGCCCACAAACATTCACGCGCTTCTTCATTTCAAGAGCGGCGCGACCATCACGGTCTCAACCAGCTGGGACGTCTGGGCGCACCGCCATGGGAACATGGAGCTATACGGCACCGAAGGCACGTTGTTCGTGCCGGACCCCAACTTCTTCGGTGGTAAGGTGGAATATGCAGGTCGTGACGGTCAGATCAGCGAGATGCATCAGCCCGAGCATCCGTTCGGCATCGCCAATGAAGGCGAACGGGCCAATTATCGCACGGCAGGCCTTGCGGACATGGCGCAAGCCATTGTCGAGGATCGGCCACATCGCTGTTCGCTTGAACTGGCGCTGCATGTGGTCGAAGTTATGACGGGTGTTTTGAAATCCGGTGAAAGCGGAGAGTTCGTCAAGATGACGACGACCTGCGAACGCCCGAAAGCCGTGACACCAGACGAAGCCAGCAAGCTGCTGGGCTGACACAAGGAGACGTGATGACCTATCAGCCGGCCGAGAACCGCTATAGCCGTATGCAATATCGCCGCTGCGGAAAATCTGGGCTGAAGTTGCCCGCCATCTCTCTGGGATTGTGGCATAACTTTGGCGAGGATACGCCGCATCAGACCAAGCGGGCGATCTGCCGCGAGGCCTTCGATCAGGGCATCACGCATTTCGATCTGGCGAACAACTATGGTCCGCCGGGTGGCAGCGCGGAAACGGCATTTGGTGAAATACTGAGAACGGACTTCGCCGGCCATCGTGACGAACTGATTATCAGCACCAAGGCGGGCTATCACATGTGGGATGGCCCGTATGGTGAATGGGGCAGCCGAAAGTATCTCATTTCGTCGCTGGATCAATCGCTGCAGCGTATGGGCTTGGACTATGTCGATATCTTCTATTCCCATCGCTTTGATCCCGATACTCCACTGGAAGAAACCATGGGTGCGCTGGATAGCATCGTTCGGCAAGGCAAGGCTCTTTATGCGGGTATCTCGTCATACAACTCGCAGCGCACGCGTGAGGCCGTCGCAATCCTAAAGGATCTGGGCACGCCCTGTCTGATCCACCAACCAAGCTACAACATGTTGAACCGCTGGGTGGAGGAGGACGGTCTGAAAGACACGCTGCAGGAGCTTGGCGTTGGATCCATTGCGTTCACGCCTCTGGCGCAGGGATTGCTGACCAAGAAATATCTTGGCGGCATCCCGGACAGCAGCCGTGCAACACAGGGAAAGTCGCTTAACCCGGAAACGATAACCCCCGAAGTTGTGGCGCATCTGAATGATCTGAACGATCTGGCGCAATCGCGTGGGCAGACATTGGCGCAGATGGCGATTGCCTGGGTGCTGCGCGACGACGGGATCACGTCTGCACTTATCGGCGCGTCCAGGCCGGAACAGGTAACCGACTGTGTCGGCGCAACTGGAAATTTGGATTTTACGTCAGAAGAACGCGCGCTCATCGACAAGGCTTCCGGGCCAGATGGAATAAACCTTTGGGCGCGATCAGCAGAGCGGGCTGGCTGATTATCATTATACAACTTGTGAGCGATACCTGAGCAGCAGTCGCTTTTTTCTCTTATTAGATAGATTATTGTTTTCTAATAGGAGTCGCACTTCATGGTAGCGCGCACCAACTGTGCTCTATAAATATTATAATCTGAATTATGACAAAAATAATAGCCAGTGTTGCGCAATTCTTGGCTTTTTCATTTCAAGGATTACCTTAGGTCCTCTCTTGGCTCGACAGTTTGAAGCGCAAAGGACTATAGTCCAGACGCTCGAGTTGACTCGGTTCCGCCGTGTAGTATTTCGATTGAATGGTATTTAAAGGATCAGTGCATCATGCTGAGCTTCATCGAATATGTGAATGAGGCCCGCTCGATCGAGGAAGTCTGGGTCCGTCATATTGACGAGATGACAAAGTATGGATTCGATCGGCTGCTGTATGGTTTCACTAGGTTTCGCACGGCACATTCGTTTGGTGACCCGCTGGATTGCCTTGTTCTGACCAATCACGACAAAGCCTACACAGATCGGTTCATCAATGACCGTCTGTATAATCATGGCCCGATGACAAAATGGGCTGCGGCAAATACTGGTGCGTGTAGTTGGCGCTGGATATCTGAGCACTCTGATGCTCTGACGCCCAGCGAACGCAAGGTTGTGGATTTCAACCGTCAGATGGGTGTCACAAACGGTTACTCGATCAGCTTCAAAAGCGCATTGGCGCGCCATAAAGGTGCGATCGGACTAACCGCGCGGAAGGATCTTTCACAAGACGATGTGGATGCAATCTGGGAAGAACATGGGCGCATGATTCTGGCGATGAACAACATCATGCACCTTAAGATCATGGACTTGCCCTACTCCAGTTCGTCGCGAGCTCTGACGCCGCGTCAGCGGGAAGCGTTGGAATGGGTCGGGGATGGCAAAACCATGCAGGACATTGCCATTATCATGGGGCTGAAGCCGGCCACCATCGAAAAGCATCTTCGGCTGGCACGCGAAGTTCTGGATGTCGAAACCACGGCACAGGCGGTGATGAAGGCGTCCGTACAGAACCAGATTTTCGTTTTAGAAGCATAGACCTGAATAGATCGACGCCACCGTATAACGTAAGGTCATGTATTCCTTACTACCGTAAGGGAAATTTAACTGGCAATTTCCAGCTGTTCCCGAGCTGGTGACTCTTAGGGGTCAGGGAACGTGTCTCGTGTAGTGCCGCATTATCGGTACGTTGCGGGGCAGTTTCGCTTCCCGTGGGTCGCATTTTCGGCCTTTCGGGAAGCACCCATTTGCGGTTGTCGTCCATCCCCAATCGTGACGATCGCAAATGAAAAGGCGGTGAGGATTTCCGGCCTCACCGCCTTTTTTCTTGTCTTCCGATGCGCGAGCTCCTGCCCGCGCGGAGTTAGCCCTGAGCCGCTTTTGCGACCTCGGCTGCGAAGTCTTCTTCGACCTTCTCGATGCCTTCACCGACTTCGAGGCGAACGAATCCGGTTACTTCAACACCAGCTTCCTTCGCTGCGTCGCCGACAGTCAGGTCGGGGTTGATGACGAAGGATTGGTTCAGAAGCGTCACTTCGGAGAAGTACTTCTTCATGCGGCCTTCGATCATCTTCTCGATGACCTGCTCGGGTTTGCCGGATTCACGGGCCTGCTCGGACAGAACGGCTTTTTCGCGCTCGACAAGTTCCGGATCGATGTCGTTTTCGGAGAGTGAAGCCGGGTTCAGCGCAGCAACATGCATCGCAACCTGACGGCCAAATTCGGCGTTGTCGCCGCTCAGCGCTACCAGAACACCGATCTTGCCCATGTTGTCGGCAGCCGCATTGTGGATGTAAGTTACGACGCTTTGGCCTTCGAGAACGGCCATGCGACGCACAGACATGTTTTCGCCGATCGTCGCGATCTTGTCGGTGATGACGTCATTGACGGTCTTACCACCCAGATCGGCCGATTTCAGCGCTTCGACATCGGAAACGGTCAGCGCAGCGTTCGCAATGCCGGAAACCATGGCCTGGAAGTCAGCATTTTTAGCGACGAAATCGGTTTCGGAGTTCACTTCGACGGCGACGCCTTTGCCGCCTTCGACAGCCACAGCAACAAGACCTTCAGCAGCAGTACGACCGGATTTCTTGGCAGCTTTCGCCAGGCCCTTGGTGCGCAGCCAGTCGATAGCGGCTTCCATGTCGCCATCGTTTTCGGTCAACGCCTTTTTGGCGTCCATCATGCCTGCGCCTGTCTTGTCGCGCAGCTCTTTAACCAGTGCAGCGGTGATTGCCATCTTTGGCTCTCCTGATAATTCGGGTAGATACCTCGCCGCGGAGGAATATCCGCGGCGGGTGTCAATTATGTAACGAAAGCGGGATCAGCTTTCGGCTGTGGCGGTTTCTGCCGCTTCCGTGTTCTCGGCAAGCTCTTCAACAGGAGCTTCTTCAAGATCACCAAGGTCAATACCAGCTGCACCCATTTGAGCGGTCATGCCTTCAAGAGCGGCACGGGAGACCAGGTCACAGTACAGGCTGATCGCACGTGCTGCGTCGTCGTTACCCGGGATGATGTAGTCCACACCATCGGGCGAGCAGTTCGTGTCGACGACAGCGACGACCGGGATGCCCAGCTTCTTGGCTTCGGCAATGGCCAGGTCTTCCTTGTTCACGTCGATGACGAACAGCAGGTCAGGGATGCTGCCCATGTCGCGGATACCGCCCAGCGATGCTTGCAGTTTTGCCTGCTCGCGCTCCATGCCCAGACGCTCTTTCTTGGTCAGGCCTTCGGCGCCGCCTTCCATCTGCTCGTCGATCGCCTTCAGGCGGTTGATCGAGTTGGAAACGGTTTTCCAGTTGGTCAGCGTGCCGCCCAGCCAGCGGTGGTTCATGTAGTACTGCGCACATTTCTCCGCAGCTTCGGCAATCGGCTTCTGAGCCTGACGCTTGGTGCCGACGAACAGGATACGACCGCCTTTTGCCACCGTCTCCTGAATCACGTTCAGGGCCGCGTCCAGCATCGGCACGGTCTGCGTCAGGTCAACGATGTGGATGCCGTTGCGCTCGCCATAGATGAACTCGCCCATGCGGGGGTTCCAGCGCTGCGTTTGGTGACCAAAGTGAACGCCAGCTTCCAGCAGCTGACGCATTGAGAATTCAACCGTCATATCCATTCCTTTCCGGTTTTCGCCTCGACGGGGCGTGAGGGCGAATGCCCAACCGGCGGACCTTTGAGGATGTCTCCCCCATCGGCCCAACCCCGTCTGCGGATTGATGGCGGGCAAATAGACAATTCCGTGGGAATATGCAAGCCCCTACCCTGTTTCGCGGCGTCATCGCGCAACCCCGGATCGGTTTTCCTTGCACTCGGCGTCTCTTAGCGCCAATCAGTCTGCATGAGCAAGCAGCCAGACATTATCTGCATCGGATCGGTCCTTTGGGATCTGATCGGGCGCACCGATATCCCCATGAAAGCCGGTGACGATCAGCCGGGCCGGATTACCCGTCTCGCGGGGGGCGTGGCCCTGAACATCGCACAGACGCTGGTCCGTTTCGCGATGCGCCCGGCGGTATTGACCGTGATCGGCAATGACCGTGAAGGTACCCAGCTTATCGAGGCCTGCGAAGCATTGGGGATCGACACCGCTTTTGCGTTGCGGCGGGACGACCTTCCCACCGACCGCTACATGGCGATCGAAAGTACCGGTGGGCTGGTCGCCGCCATCGCGGACGCGCATTCGCTGGAAGCCGCCGGTGACACCATCCTGCAACCTCTCCGTGACGGTCGCCTTGGCACGCTTGATGCGCCATATTGCGGTCGGGTCGCGCTGGATGGAAACCTGACGCAGGATTTGCTGACACAGATCGCATCTGGCCCGCTTTTCGCAAATGCCGACTTGCGGGTAGCACCGGCCTCAACCGGCAAAGCAATCCGTCTCAAGCCGCTGCTTAAAGCACCAAACGCCACGCTGTATCTGAACCTTGAAGAGGCTGGCATCCTTGCCGGGGCGTCCTTCCAGACCACGGCCGATGCAGCCCGCGCGCTCGTCAATGGCGGGTGTTCGCGCGTGCTCGTGACAAACGGGCCGCATGACACCTCGGACGCCTGCGCCGCTGAAATACATTCCGCTGCTCCGCCCCCTGTCGAGGCACGCCGAATCACTGGCGCCGGCGACACCTTCATGGCCGCACATATCGCCGCCGAATCCGAAGGCCATAACCGCGAATTCGCACTCAACGCAGCCCTTCAGGCCGCTGCCACCTATGTTTCAGGAGTCGACGCATGACGACCGCCCTTCCCCTACAACTCAGCGACGAAGTCAAAGCCGCACTGGAGGCCAACCAGCCCGTGGTCGCGCTTGAGAGCACGATCATCACGCATGGCATGCCCTACCCGCAGAACGTGGAGACGGCGAAGGCCGTAGAGGCGGCGGTGCGCGAAGAAGGCGCTGTCCCGGCCACTATCGCAATCATGGACGGCAATATCTGCGTGGGCCTGTCCGATGAAGACCTCGAGGCGCTCGCGCAGGAAACCGATGTGGCCAAGCTGTCGCGTGCCGATCTGGCCGTTCGCCTTGCCACGGGTGGCGCGGGTGCCACGACCGTTGCAGCAACCATGATCGCCGCCCACCTGGCTGGCATCCACGTCTTCGCAACGGGCGGTATCGGCGGCGTGCACAAGGGC is from Qingshengfaniella alkalisoli and encodes:
- a CDS encoding sugar phosphate isomerase/epimerase family protein — encoded protein: MTDFSYQLYSSRNFPPLSDTLAMLAGLGYKQVEGFGGLYANLDDLDALKEDLTANDLHMATGHVGLEMMRDESARILAVAEALNMKAVFVPAIGPDQRSQKAADWEKLGKDLAEIGKPYWDSGLTFGWHNHDFEFATVDSDDKPLDLILQGSDQLALELDVAWVVRGGEDPLKWIDKYADRIVAAHLKDIAPEGDCTDEDGWADLGQGVMDWKTIMATLREKTKAQFFVMEHDNPSDHKRFASRSIEAAKQL
- a CDS encoding Gfo/Idh/MocA family protein yields the protein MNKIGVGIIGCGNISAAYLRLAPQFKALEMRAVADLNMDAARARAEEFGVRAETVDDLLAADDIELILNLTIPDAHFAVSKAILEAGKHAYSEKPLVLSLEEGEELRALADSKGLRVGSAPDTWMGGAHQAARAAIDEGKVGTVTAGTAHVMSHGMEHWHPNPDFFFLPGGGPMLDLGPYYITNLVQLLGPVDKLAALTSMAADTRTITSEPRKGETVPVKTPTNIHALLHFKSGATITVSTSWDVWAHRHGNMELYGTEGTLFVPDPNFFGGKVEYAGRDGQISEMHQPEHPFGIANEGERANYRTAGLADMAQAIVEDRPHRCSLELALHVVEVMTGVLKSGESGEFVKMTTTCERPKAVTPDEASKLLG
- the mgrA gene encoding L-glyceraldehyde 3-phosphate reductase, which encodes MTYQPAENRYSRMQYRRCGKSGLKLPAISLGLWHNFGEDTPHQTKRAICREAFDQGITHFDLANNYGPPGGSAETAFGEILRTDFAGHRDELIISTKAGYHMWDGPYGEWGSRKYLISSLDQSLQRMGLDYVDIFYSHRFDPDTPLEETMGALDSIVRQGKALYAGISSYNSQRTREAVAILKDLGTPCLIHQPSYNMLNRWVEEDGLKDTLQELGVGSIAFTPLAQGLLTKKYLGGIPDSSRATQGKSLNPETITPEVVAHLNDLNDLAQSRGQTLAQMAIAWVLRDDGITSALIGASRPEQVTDCVGATGNLDFTSEERALIDKASGPDGINLWARSAERAG
- a CDS encoding LuxR family transcriptional regulator, which translates into the protein MLSFIEYVNEARSIEEVWVRHIDEMTKYGFDRLLYGFTRFRTAHSFGDPLDCLVLTNHDKAYTDRFINDRLYNHGPMTKWAAANTGACSWRWISEHSDALTPSERKVVDFNRQMGVTNGYSISFKSALARHKGAIGLTARKDLSQDDVDAIWEEHGRMILAMNNIMHLKIMDLPYSSSSRALTPRQREALEWVGDGKTMQDIAIIMGLKPATIEKHLRLAREVLDVETTAQAVMKASVQNQIFVLEA
- the tsf gene encoding translation elongation factor Ts, with amino-acid sequence MAITAALVKELRDKTGAGMMDAKKALTENDGDMEAAIDWLRTKGLAKAAKKSGRTAAEGLVAVAVEGGKGVAVEVNSETDFVAKNADFQAMVSGIANAALTVSDVEALKSADLGGKTVNDVITDKIATIGENMSVRRMAVLEGQSVVTYIHNAAADNMGKIGVLVALSGDNAEFGRQVAMHVAALNPASLSENDIDPELVEREKAVLSEQARESGKPEQVIEKMIEGRMKKYFSEVTLLNQSFVINPDLTVGDAAKEAGVEVTGFVRLEVGEGIEKVEEDFAAEVAKAAQG
- the rpsB gene encoding 30S ribosomal protein S2 gives rise to the protein MDMTVEFSMRQLLEAGVHFGHQTQRWNPRMGEFIYGERNGIHIVDLTQTVPMLDAALNVIQETVAKGGRILFVGTKRQAQKPIAEAAEKCAQYYMNHRWLGGTLTNWKTVSNSINRLKAIDEQMEGGAEGLTKKERLGMEREQAKLQASLGGIRDMGSIPDLLFVIDVNKEDLAIAEAKKLGIPVVAVVDTNCSPDGVDYIIPGNDDAARAISLYCDLVSRAALEGMTAQMGAAGIDLGDLEEAPVEELAENTEAAETATAES
- a CDS encoding PfkB family carbohydrate kinase, whose protein sequence is MSKQPDIICIGSVLWDLIGRTDIPMKAGDDQPGRITRLAGGVALNIAQTLVRFAMRPAVLTVIGNDREGTQLIEACEALGIDTAFALRRDDLPTDRYMAIESTGGLVAAIADAHSLEAAGDTILQPLRDGRLGTLDAPYCGRVALDGNLTQDLLTQIASGPLFANADLRVAPASTGKAIRLKPLLKAPNATLYLNLEEAGILAGASFQTTADAARALVNGGCSRVLVTNGPHDTSDACAAEIHSAAPPPVEARRITGAGDTFMAAHIAAESEGHNREFALNAALQAAATYVSGVDA